The Desulfobacterales bacterium genome window below encodes:
- a CDS encoding protein-L-isoaspartate(D-aspartate) O-methyltransferase has translation MKRICLLIFLLFLPDLILADIIEDSPQFRLAREKMVADQIRARGITDPQTLAAMTEVPRHHFVPKSLQHQAYADRPLPIGEGQTISQPYVVALMTEGLKLSEDARVLEIGTGSGYQAAVLSRIVKEVYSIEIKENIFNQANRILQSLPYTNIKSRLGDGYFGWKDAAPFDAIMITAAIDHIPPPLLQQLKDGGRLILPLGNPFRYQNLTLVTKLAENYTVRQITGVLFVPMTGYAMDRSPSATDDAPR, from the coding sequence ATGAAAAGAATCTGTTTACTCATCTTCCTCCTTTTCCTGCCTGATCTGATCCTCGCTGATATCATAGAAGACAGTCCCCAATTTCGACTGGCAAGAGAAAAAATGGTCGCCGACCAGATCCGCGCACGGGGGATTACGGACCCGCAAACCCTTGCAGCCATGACAGAAGTCCCACGGCACCATTTTGTTCCAAAGTCGCTTCAGCACCAGGCATATGCCGACCGGCCGCTTCCCATTGGGGAAGGCCAGACGATTTCTCAGCCCTATGTCGTTGCCCTTATGACGGAGGGCCTTAAGCTTTCCGAAGATGCCCGTGTTCTGGAAATTGGAACCGGTTCCGGCTATCAGGCAGCCGTGCTTTCCAGAATTGTAAAGGAAGTATACAGCATTGAAATTAAGGAAAACATTTTTAACCAGGCAAACCGAATCCTGCAGTCGTTGCCGTATACCAATATCAAAAGTCGACTGGGCGACGGATATTTCGGATGGAAGGATGCCGCGCCATTTGATGCGATCATGATTACGGCGGCCATCGATCATATACCCCCGCCACTCCTGCAACAACTAAAAGACGGCGGAAGGCTGATTCTGCCCCTGGGAAACCCGTTTAGATACCAAAACCTCACCCTGGTCACCAAACTGGCTGAGAATTATACGGTCAGACAAATCACAGGGGTTTTGTTTGTTCCCATGACCGGCTATGCCATGGATCGGTCCCCTTCTGCGACCGATGATGCCCCCAGGTAA